One Synechococcus sp. CC9605 genomic window carries:
- a CDS encoding Ycf66 family protein: MVNASLNWASIVGIVLAVGGALLYFMRSFKPALARDYDVFFAAIGLLCGGILFFQGWRLDPILQFGQFLLAGTTVFFAYESVRLRGVATEQARRSAYFDDEPAPARDGGTGGLRGSWDDGGFDRFDEPQPLRRRFSGRDDDAEERPEEEFYRPRRASRAAIPEEAASRRSADRDQGDSGWDQNDERSRRMARFRAGEARDERRPDFGSRRTDREEQRRGSRPIGRPERPAGERAPSGAEDAAFAPSRSSAPSGSAPNRGRPSGNPNTASDSRRSGEPPVASNRPSSNRQPPRSSRPSSGRPRDNSSRFDD; encoded by the coding sequence TTGGTTAACGCCAGTCTCAATTGGGCCAGCATCGTCGGCATCGTTTTGGCCGTCGGCGGCGCTCTGCTCTATTTCATGCGATCGTTCAAGCCCGCCTTGGCGCGGGACTACGACGTGTTCTTTGCAGCCATCGGGCTGCTATGCGGCGGCATCCTGTTTTTCCAGGGGTGGCGCCTCGACCCGATTCTTCAGTTCGGCCAATTCCTGTTGGCTGGAACCACCGTGTTCTTCGCCTACGAAAGCGTGCGACTGCGCGGCGTGGCCACCGAACAAGCACGGCGTTCCGCCTACTTCGATGACGAACCGGCACCGGCCCGAGACGGAGGCACAGGGGGCCTGCGGGGCAGCTGGGATGACGGCGGTTTCGACCGTTTTGATGAGCCCCAGCCGTTGAGACGGCGCTTCTCAGGCCGTGACGATGACGCCGAAGAACGGCCTGAGGAGGAGTTCTACAGGCCGCGCCGCGCCAGCCGCGCCGCCATTCCTGAGGAAGCCGCCAGCCGTCGATCGGCAGACCGTGATCAGGGCGATTCCGGCTGGGACCAAAACGACGAGCGCTCCCGCCGCATGGCTCGCTTCCGCGCCGGCGAAGCCCGGGATGAACGACGCCCCGACTTTGGTTCCAGACGGACGGATCGAGAGGAACAACGCCGTGGCAGCAGGCCCATTGGGCGCCCTGAGCGTCCTGCCGGCGAACGCGCTCCTTCAGGAGCCGAGGATGCCGCCTTCGCCCCAAGCCGCAGTTCAGCGCCGAGTGGTTCCGCACCGAATCGGGGACGCCCCAGCGGTAACCCGAACACCGCGAGCGACTCCAGACGATCTGGTGAACCGCCCGTCGCCTCGAACCGGCCCAGCAGCAACCGCCAACCCCCCCGGAGCTCACGGCCCTCGTCCGGCAGACCGCGGGACAACAGCTCCCGCTTCGACGACTGA
- a CDS encoding TolB family protein: MIRVALIFSLAFVTGCSSPRPTPRPDLNGLLRQSVNSRRDPSLGGRWLASLGQRNGRERVELIDLRSRSPVPLPGLNRADAQPISVSVSADGQRLAVVQQREDRTELVLYRRNVGATQRLPLDPPGVPRSVSLDGLGRRLAVQVSRNGRWDVDLIRLP; the protein is encoded by the coding sequence ATGATCCGCGTCGCTCTGATTTTCAGCCTGGCGTTTGTGACCGGCTGCAGCAGTCCCAGGCCCACGCCCCGGCCCGACCTCAACGGCCTGCTGCGTCAATCCGTGAACAGCCGGCGGGATCCATCCCTGGGGGGACGCTGGCTGGCAAGCCTGGGCCAACGCAATGGACGGGAGCGGGTCGAACTAATCGACCTGCGCAGCCGCAGCCCCGTCCCATTGCCGGGCCTCAACCGTGCTGATGCCCAACCGATCAGCGTCAGCGTCAGTGCCGATGGGCAACGCCTGGCCGTGGTCCAGCAACGGGAGGACCGCACCGAACTGGTGCTCTATAGGCGCAACGTCGGGGCGACACAACGGCTGCCCCTGGATCCACCGGGTGTGCCCCGCAGCGTCAGCCTGGACGGTTTAGGCCGGCGACTGGCGGTGCAGGTGAGCCGGAACGGACGCTGGGATGTGGATCTGATCCGCCTGCCCTGA
- a CDS encoding chlorophyll a/b-binding protein, whose protein sequence is MTSTSETPDTTSVPETSATTNDVPAFGWSGYAERVNGRFAMVGFVAVLLIEVLSRDTFLHWAGLLP, encoded by the coding sequence ATGACCTCCACCAGCGAGACCCCTGACACCACGTCCGTTCCGGAGACGTCCGCCACCACCAACGATGTGCCCGCCTTCGGCTGGAGTGGTTATGCCGAGCGGGTGAATGGCCGTTTCGCCATGGTGGGTTTTGTGGCGGTGCTGTTGATCGAGGTGCTCAGCCGCGACACCTTCCTGCACTGGGCGGGGCTGCTGCCCTGA
- a CDS encoding ABC transporter ATP-binding protein/permease, protein MTHQLQNLRNQAAKLRRLSQPYFFPYTEDNGWQFLGLLVSLLFCVAGIVLFLVTGLMNGLSWLLPELTGQYLGGVQSSLAMLWSRGWGAGISALFVLGAVVFASVRGQLRHRRWLPWLFLGLIILMLLSVNGINAGITFIARDLTNALISKDGDASYRNLWIYGACFAVALPIRSLQFYFTQKLGLFWREWLSLSLVDDYLRDRAYYVLNPNDEAATNVDNPDQRISEDVRDFTAQALGFALNIFDSILTFSLNILILYSVSEGLTFALLAYASGVSALMIVAGRKLVRLNNFQLRFEADYRYGLVRVRDNAESIAFYAGEQQEAKEVTRRLATVVENFNLLIVWEVLLRVLQRSSIYASNFIPYLILAAPILAGEMDYGGFAQANVAYNLVEGSLFFIIYNIEALARFSASINRLEGFQSNISNLDPEEWSDYMPRIVPSERLALQGVTVKTPRTDNVLVRDLSFSLDNAEGLLVVGPSGCGKTSLLRVVSGLWGSPTGTVYSPGQGDLLFIPQKPYMALGSLREQLCYPLDQARFSDEHLRAVLDQVMLGKLLQRYPDLDIKQDWPRLLSLGEQQRLAFARLLLNSPKVVVLDEATSALDVETESRLYSLLRDREVAFISVGHRPTLRDFHDTVLELSGDHDWRLIPATSYDFGRS, encoded by the coding sequence ATGACCCACCAGCTTCAGAACCTGCGCAATCAGGCCGCCAAGCTGCGTCGGCTTTCGCAGCCCTACTTCTTCCCCTACACCGAAGACAACGGCTGGCAGTTCCTTGGACTGCTGGTGAGCCTGCTCTTCTGTGTGGCCGGGATCGTGCTGTTCCTGGTCACCGGGTTGATGAACGGCCTGTCGTGGCTGTTGCCGGAGCTGACCGGCCAGTACCTCGGGGGCGTCCAGTCCTCCCTGGCCATGCTCTGGTCCCGTGGCTGGGGGGCGGGAATTAGTGCCCTGTTCGTGCTGGGGGCCGTGGTGTTCGCCTCCGTGCGGGGCCAGCTGAGGCACCGCCGCTGGCTGCCCTGGCTGTTTCTCGGCCTGATCATCCTGATGCTGTTGAGCGTGAACGGCATCAATGCCGGCATCACATTCATCGCCAGGGATCTGACCAATGCGTTGATCTCCAAAGACGGTGATGCGTCGTATCGCAACCTCTGGATCTACGGCGCCTGTTTTGCGGTCGCGCTGCCGATTCGCAGCCTGCAGTTTTATTTCACCCAGAAACTGGGGCTGTTCTGGCGGGAATGGTTGTCGCTGAGCCTGGTGGACGATTACCTCCGGGATCGGGCCTATTACGTGCTCAATCCCAACGATGAAGCGGCCACCAATGTTGATAACCCCGATCAACGCATTTCCGAGGACGTGCGTGATTTCACAGCGCAGGCCCTTGGTTTTGCGCTGAATATCTTTGATTCGATTCTCACTTTTTCCCTCAACATCCTCATCCTTTATTCGGTGAGTGAGGGGCTCACCTTCGCCCTATTGGCCTACGCATCCGGAGTCTCTGCCCTGATGATCGTGGCCGGTCGAAAGTTGGTTCGGTTGAACAACTTCCAACTGCGCTTTGAAGCGGATTACCGCTATGGCCTCGTCCGGGTGCGGGACAACGCTGAATCAATCGCTTTCTATGCCGGAGAGCAGCAGGAAGCCAAGGAGGTGACGCGTCGCCTGGCCACCGTTGTTGAAAACTTCAATCTGCTGATTGTCTGGGAGGTGCTGCTGCGGGTGCTGCAGCGTTCAAGCATCTACGCCAGCAATTTCATCCCCTATCTGATCCTTGCGGCTCCGATTCTTGCCGGGGAGATGGATTACGGCGGCTTTGCCCAGGCGAACGTCGCCTACAACCTGGTTGAAGGATCGTTGTTTTTCATCATCTACAACATCGAAGCCTTGGCTCGGTTCTCGGCATCGATCAACCGGCTTGAAGGCTTTCAATCCAACATCTCCAACCTCGATCCGGAGGAGTGGAGTGATTACATGCCGCGGATTGTGCCCTCTGAGCGCCTGGCGCTGCAGGGGGTGACGGTCAAAACACCCCGCACCGACAACGTGCTGGTGCGAGACCTCAGTTTCTCCCTGGACAACGCCGAGGGCCTGCTGGTGGTTGGACCCTCCGGCTGCGGTAAGACCTCACTGCTTCGGGTGGTGAGTGGCCTGTGGGGCTCGCCGACAGGCACTGTCTATTCCCCGGGGCAGGGTGATCTCCTTTTCATCCCCCAGAAGCCCTACATGGCCCTGGGATCTTTGCGCGAACAGCTCTGTTATCCCCTCGATCAGGCCCGTTTCAGTGATGAACATCTGCGGGCTGTTTTGGATCAGGTGATGTTGGGCAAACTTCTGCAGCGCTATCCCGACCTCGATATCAAGCAGGACTGGCCGCGGCTGCTCTCTCTGGGTGAACAGCAGCGACTGGCCTTTGCGCGGCTGCTGCTTAACTCGCCCAAGGTCGTGGTGCTGGATGAAGCCACCAGTGCCCTGGATGTCGAGACTGAATCGCGCCTTTATTCCCTGTTGCGGGATCGTGAGGTGGCGTTCATCAGCGTGGGCCACCGTCCAACCCTGAGGGATTTCCATGACACCGTTCTGGAGCTCAGCGGCGATCACGACTGGCGGCTGATCCCGGCGACCAGCTATGACTTCGGGCGTTCCTGA
- a CDS encoding histidine triad nucleotide-binding protein — protein sequence MADDTIFGKILRGEIPCDEVYSDEQCLAFRDVAPQAPVHVLVIPRKPIESLRSGAAEDAASLGHLLLVAARVAKQEGLDDFRTVINSGAGAGQTVFHLHVHVIGGRPLAWPPG from the coding sequence ATGGCAGACGACACGATCTTCGGGAAGATTCTTCGTGGCGAGATCCCGTGCGATGAGGTCTACAGCGATGAGCAGTGCCTGGCCTTTCGCGACGTCGCCCCCCAGGCGCCCGTTCACGTGCTGGTAATTCCCCGCAAGCCGATCGAGAGTCTGCGGTCTGGTGCTGCTGAGGATGCGGCCTCGCTGGGCCATCTGTTGCTGGTGGCTGCCCGCGTGGCCAAACAGGAGGGTCTGGATGACTTCCGCACGGTGATCAACAGCGGCGCCGGTGCGGGGCAGACGGTGTTTCACCTTCATGTGCACGTGATCGGTGGGCGTCCTCTGGCGTGGCCTCCCGGTTGA
- a CDS encoding DUF3747 domain-containing protein: MDVMARFRTVAAAGLALAATSVPVALAQGSLFTAVPVELSNFVLVSAPIGQGERSQLNIYEQRTTKRPCFAVAAGSPAMVDPLLSTFDFTGVCNRYIDGNGYSLRIGGDDLGTRYRLSVVNTGSDIELLATPTKNPSQPTMLVARAGGAASGFVQLKLEPGWTLKRRAYGKKSLGHLYVYRDSAPVTGSSASPAPVAAEQIESSTAPSY; encoded by the coding sequence ATGGACGTGATGGCACGCTTTCGAACCGTGGCCGCTGCCGGCCTCGCTCTCGCAGCGACCTCGGTACCGGTGGCCCTGGCCCAGGGTTCGTTGTTCACGGCAGTGCCTGTGGAGTTGAGCAACTTCGTCTTGGTGTCGGCCCCGATCGGTCAGGGCGAGCGTTCACAACTGAACATCTACGAGCAGCGCACCACGAAACGCCCCTGTTTTGCTGTGGCCGCAGGATCTCCGGCCATGGTGGATCCGCTGTTGTCCACCTTCGATTTCACCGGGGTCTGCAACCGCTACATCGATGGGAACGGCTATTCCCTGCGCATTGGTGGTGATGACCTTGGCACCCGTTACAGGCTCAGTGTGGTGAACACCGGCAGCGACATCGAGCTGCTGGCCACACCTACCAAGAATCCCTCGCAGCCCACCATGCTCGTGGCCCGGGCCGGTGGTGCCGCCAGCGGTTTTGTTCAACTAAAGCTTGAGCCTGGCTGGACCCTGAAGCGGCGCGCCTACGGCAAGAAGAGCCTCGGTCATCTCTATGTCTACCGGGACAGTGCGCCTGTGACCGGTTCCAGTGCGAGCCCTGCACCGGTGGCGGCTGAACAGATCGAGAGTTCCACGGCTCCGTCCTACTGA
- the def gene encoding peptide deformylase: MAGSFAELARQADKSRDTMLVPKTALETPPLEIHTLGDEVLRQPARRIGKVNEQVRELARDMLRSMYTAKGIGLAAPQVGIHQQLLVIDLDLENAATPPLVLINPEITAASAGLDTYEEGCLSIPGVYLDVVRPTAIELSFRDEMGRPRKMKADGLMARCIQHEMDHLNGVLFVDRVTDQDGLQKELKEKGFERQDVRSVA, translated from the coding sequence TTGGCAGGAAGCTTTGCAGAGTTGGCCCGTCAGGCCGATAAGTCGCGCGACACGATGCTGGTGCCCAAGACGGCCCTTGAAACTCCGCCGTTGGAGATTCACACCCTGGGCGATGAGGTGCTGCGGCAGCCCGCGCGACGCATCGGCAAGGTGAATGAGCAGGTGCGTGAGCTAGCCCGCGACATGCTGCGCAGCATGTACACCGCCAAGGGCATTGGCCTGGCGGCGCCTCAGGTGGGTATTCACCAGCAGCTCCTGGTGATTGATCTCGACCTTGAAAATGCAGCCACGCCGCCCCTGGTGCTGATCAATCCGGAAATCACGGCGGCCAGCGCCGGGCTCGATACCTATGAAGAGGGCTGTCTCAGCATCCCCGGGGTGTATCTCGATGTGGTGCGCCCCACTGCGATTGAACTGAGCTTCCGCGATGAGATGGGTCGGCCCCGAAAGATGAAGGCCGATGGCTTGATGGCCCGTTGCATTCAGCACGAGATGGACCATCTCAATGGCGTGTTGTTTGTCGATCGCGTCACTGATCAAGACGGTCTGCAGAAGGAGCTCAAGGAGAAGGGCTTCGAGCGCCAAGATGTGCGGAGCGTCGCCTGA
- a CDS encoding S9 family peptidase: MGAARLSAQHAVGRLPGLKEPALVCGPDSTVWMIWLEQRPQERGRTTALIRRFGDSEAEPQELTPASSNLRSRVHDYGGGVLATAVEQDRLILAWIEGGCLWRQDWRLPQTSTHQPTPLAAAQRLSREGDWELADGVLDLPRQRWIGIREIEGRDELVSLALSGTDQTPRRLHQPTDFAGYGCLSPDGHRFAWVEWQQPAMPWDSSSLWCAEFSDTGELLQAGQLAGGDGVSVFQPQWLPDGQLLVAEDSTGWWNLMLQPSAGAAWKKPWPMAAETAMPQWIYGMSTTAWDGEQLIAAVCSRGAWALQRLSLDGTVLPLPQPFDDLAGLSACNGRAVAVASNSTSVTGLLEIDLRPATPLWSHSPAIAAPLPVEAISVAEPLWFNGHQGERTHAWYYPPSGNPSGPAPLLVKSHSGPTAMARRGLSLAIQYWTSRGWGVVDVNYGGSTGFGLDYRERLNGGWGVVDVADCAAAAQALIETGRADPGKIAIEGGSAGGFTTLAALCFTDVFRAGACRYAVCDLTAMAEDTHRFEARYVDGLVGAWPAARALYEQRSPLLHADRIRCPVLFFQGLQDKVVPPEQTECMAEALRSNGIPVEVRLFEEEGHGFRNQATQIEVLEATEAFFRRQLNLPDA; encoded by the coding sequence ATGGGAGCCGCCCGCTTATCCGCGCAACATGCCGTCGGCCGTTTGCCGGGACTGAAGGAACCGGCGCTGGTGTGCGGTCCCGATTCAACGGTATGGATGATCTGGCTGGAACAGCGCCCCCAGGAGCGCGGCCGCACCACAGCCTTGATCCGGCGCTTCGGCGATTCCGAAGCAGAACCACAGGAGCTGACGCCGGCCTCCAGCAACCTGCGCAGTCGGGTGCATGACTACGGCGGCGGGGTGCTCGCCACCGCGGTAGAGCAGGACAGGCTGATCCTGGCCTGGATCGAGGGCGGCTGCCTCTGGCGTCAGGACTGGCGCTTGCCCCAGACCAGCACCCATCAACCCACCCCACTGGCAGCAGCCCAACGGCTCAGCCGGGAGGGCGACTGGGAGCTGGCGGATGGCGTGCTCGATCTGCCCAGGCAGCGCTGGATCGGCATCCGTGAAATCGAGGGCCGTGACGAGCTGGTGAGCTTGGCGCTAAGCGGAACCGATCAAACCCCGCGGCGGCTGCATCAACCGACGGACTTTGCGGGCTACGGCTGCTTGAGCCCCGATGGTCACCGTTTCGCCTGGGTGGAATGGCAGCAACCCGCCATGCCCTGGGACAGCAGCAGTCTCTGGTGCGCAGAGTTCAGCGACACAGGCGAGCTGCTCCAAGCGGGCCAGCTGGCCGGAGGCGACGGCGTCTCGGTGTTTCAACCCCAGTGGCTGCCAGACGGGCAGTTGCTTGTGGCGGAAGACAGCACAGGATGGTGGAACCTGATGCTTCAGCCCAGCGCCGGCGCCGCCTGGAAGAAGCCCTGGCCGATGGCTGCTGAAACGGCCATGCCCCAGTGGATCTATGGGATGAGCACCACGGCCTGGGATGGCGAGCAGCTGATCGCAGCCGTCTGCAGCCGCGGGGCCTGGGCTTTGCAACGGCTCAGCCTGGATGGAACGGTGCTGCCGTTGCCGCAACCGTTTGATGACCTGGCGGGATTGAGCGCATGCAATGGCCGCGCCGTGGCCGTGGCCAGCAACAGCACCAGCGTGACCGGTCTGCTGGAAATCGATTTGCGACCGGCCACGCCGCTCTGGAGCCACAGCCCCGCCATCGCGGCACCCTTGCCGGTTGAGGCGATCAGCGTGGCCGAACCGCTGTGGTTCAACGGCCACCAGGGCGAACGCACCCATGCCTGGTACTACCCCCCCAGCGGCAACCCATCAGGGCCTGCACCTCTGCTGGTGAAAAGCCACAGCGGACCAACGGCCATGGCTCGCCGCGGCCTCAGCCTGGCGATTCAGTACTGGACCTCCCGGGGCTGGGGCGTGGTGGACGTGAATTACGGCGGCTCAACGGGATTCGGCCTGGACTACCGGGAGCGCCTCAACGGGGGCTGGGGCGTGGTGGATGTGGCCGACTGCGCCGCAGCAGCCCAGGCTCTGATCGAGACCGGCCGGGCTGATCCCGGCAAGATCGCCATCGAAGGCGGCAGCGCCGGCGGCTTCACCACCCTGGCGGCGCTGTGCTTCACCGACGTGTTCCGGGCCGGTGCCTGCCGCTATGCGGTGTGTGATCTCACAGCCATGGCCGAAGACACCCACAGATTTGAAGCGCGCTACGTCGATGGCCTGGTGGGGGCTTGGCCCGCGGCGCGGGCTTTGTATGAGCAGCGGTCGCCGCTGCTGCATGCCGATCGAATCCGCTGCCCGGTGCTGTTCTTCCAGGGGTTGCAAGACAAGGTGGTGCCTCCAGAGCAAACCGAATGCATGGCCGAGGCCCTGCGCAGCAATGGCATCCCGGTGGAGGTGCGGCTTTTCGAGGAGGAAGGCCACGGCTTCCGCAACCAAGCCACCCAGATCGAGGTGCTGGAAGCGACCGAAGCGTTCTTCCGCCGCCAGCTCAACCTGCCCGACGCTTAA